The Paracoccus sp. MC1862 genome includes a window with the following:
- a CDS encoding glutamine amidotransferase family protein yields the protein MCGIVGLFLKDPALEPQLGAMLTDMLITMTDRGPDSAGIAIYGRGEPGRAKLTIQSADPGHDFAGLAEAVGEAIGAEARAEVKDTHVVLTVLADKLQEAREAVLAIRPGVTVMSAGEEVEIFKETGLPKDVAARFGIERMAGTHGIGHTRMATESAVTTAGAHPFSTGADQCLVHNGSLSNHNSVRRRLKAAGMSFQTENDTEVAAAFLTHRMHEGASLEQAMEATLTDLDGFFTFVVGTKDGFGVIRDPIACKPAVMAETDQYVAFGSEYRALVNLPGIENARVWEPEPATAYFWER from the coding sequence ATGTGCGGAATCGTCGGATTGTTCCTGAAGGACCCTGCGCTCGAGCCACAGCTTGGGGCCATGCTGACCGACATGCTGATCACCATGACCGACCGCGGCCCCGACAGCGCGGGAATCGCAATCTACGGACGCGGCGAGCCGGGCCGGGCAAAGCTGACCATCCAGTCCGCCGACCCCGGGCATGATTTCGCCGGACTGGCCGAGGCGGTGGGCGAGGCGATCGGCGCCGAGGCGCGGGCCGAGGTCAAGGACACCCATGTCGTCCTGACCGTCCTCGCCGACAAGCTGCAGGAGGCGCGGGAGGCCGTGCTGGCGATCCGCCCCGGCGTCACCGTGATGAGCGCGGGCGAAGAGGTCGAGATCTTCAAGGAAACCGGCCTTCCCAAGGACGTGGCCGCCCGCTTCGGGATCGAGCGAATGGCCGGCACCCATGGCATCGGCCACACCCGCATGGCGACCGAATCAGCCGTCACCACGGCCGGGGCGCATCCCTTCTCGACGGGGGCCGACCAGTGCCTGGTCCACAACGGCTCGCTCTCGAACCACAACTCGGTCCGCCGCCGCCTCAAGGCCGCCGGCATGAGTTTCCAGACCGAGAACGACACCGAGGTCGCCGCCGCCTTCCTGACCCACAGGATGCACGAGGGCGCCTCGCTTGAGCAGGCGATGGAGGCGACGCTGACCGATCTCGACGGATTCTTCACCTTTGTCGTCGGCACGAAGGACGGCTTCGGGGTGATTCGCGACCCGATCGCCTGCAAGCCCGCCGTGATGGCCGAAACCGACCAGTATGTGGCCTTCGGGTCCGAATATCGCGCGCTCGTCAACCTGCCGGGGATCGAGAATGCCCGCGTCTGGGAGCCGGAGCCCGCGACCGCCTATTTCTGGGAGCGCTGA
- a CDS encoding APC family permease, translating into MTLISTEREALGNSHPNELQRTLTWKGAFWVATGVPPLVLFSIGGIAGVAGKAAFLVWIVSMTMGFLQSFTYAEMAGLFGNKSGGTSVYGATAWLRYSKLVAPLSVWCNWFAWSPVLSLGCAIAAGYILNALFPIPLAGSAPVLDWMQANIGSITDSDPRVVEWLGANGGRTAQEGIDAILSANAIEALTPAFRVWEAAALQIPGLGTLHFNATFVIGALIMLVIFLIQWRGIASTASAQKILALIVLIPLLAVGIIPILTGSINWSNVTDIVPPAAAYSAEDGSWGVGGWTLFLGGMYIAAWSTYAFETAVCYTRELRNPQTDTFKAIFYSGLLCILFFMLIPFTFQGVYGHEAMLAPGIVDGTGIGEALARLVGGSQLWVQLFVILMILAVMLAIMTSMAGSARTLYQGSLDGWLPVYLSRVNRNGAPVGAMATNIVFNLFLLALASDAGGYFYVLAISNVGYLLFNFLNLNAGWIHRIDSPHLPRPWKAPTWLIGLNTVLAFVNAMFLGAGAKVWGYSNALWAGLIFSALIIPVFAWRHYVVDKGIFPQAALDDLGLSNDGKLGERRAGILPYLALAGGVAVVLWANWFFVLPE; encoded by the coding sequence ATGACATTAATCAGTACGGAACGGGAGGCGCTGGGCAACTCGCATCCGAACGAGCTGCAGCGAACGCTGACCTGGAAAGGGGCCTTCTGGGTCGCCACCGGCGTCCCGCCCCTGGTCCTGTTCAGCATCGGCGGGATCGCCGGGGTTGCCGGCAAGGCGGCTTTCCTGGTCTGGATCGTCTCGATGACGATGGGCTTCCTGCAGTCCTTCACCTATGCCGAGATGGCGGGGCTGTTCGGCAACAAGTCCGGGGGCACCTCGGTCTATGGCGCGACGGCCTGGCTGCGCTATTCCAAGCTGGTCGCGCCCTTGTCCGTCTGGTGCAACTGGTTCGCCTGGAGCCCGGTGCTGTCGCTTGGCTGCGCCATCGCGGCCGGCTACATCCTGAACGCCCTGTTCCCGATTCCCTTGGCGGGCAGCGCCCCGGTGCTGGACTGGATGCAGGCCAATATCGGCAGCATCACCGACTCGGACCCGCGGGTGGTCGAATGGCTGGGGGCCAATGGCGGGCGAACCGCGCAGGAAGGCATCGACGCCATCCTGTCGGCCAATGCCATCGAGGCGCTGACCCCGGCCTTCCGCGTCTGGGAAGCGGCGGCCCTGCAGATCCCCGGCCTCGGCACGCTGCATTTCAACGCCACCTTCGTGATCGGCGCGCTGATCATGCTGGTGATCTTCCTGATCCAGTGGCGCGGCATCGCCTCGACCGCCTCGGCCCAGAAGATCCTGGCGCTGATCGTGTTGATCCCGCTGCTGGCCGTGGGCATCATCCCGATCCTGACCGGCTCGATCAACTGGTCGAACGTGACCGACATCGTCCCGCCCGCGGCCGCCTATTCGGCCGAGGATGGCAGTTGGGGTGTGGGCGGATGGACGCTTTTCCTGGGCGGCATGTATATCGCCGCCTGGTCCACCTACGCCTTCGAGACAGCCGTCTGCTACACCCGCGAGCTTCGCAATCCGCAGACCGACACCTTCAAGGCGATCTTCTACTCGGGTCTTCTCTGCATCCTCTTCTTCATGCTGATTCCCTTTACCTTCCAGGGCGTCTATGGCCATGAGGCAATGCTGGCGCCTGGGATCGTGGACGGCACCGGCATCGGCGAGGCGCTGGCGCGGCTGGTCGGCGGCAGCCAGCTTTGGGTCCAACTGTTCGTGATCCTGATGATCCTGGCGGTGATGCTGGCGATCATGACCTCGATGGCAGGATCGGCGCGGACGCTCTACCAGGGGTCGCTGGACGGCTGGCTGCCGGTCTATCTGAGCCGGGTGAACCGGAACGGCGCGCCCGTGGGCGCAATGGCGACGAACATCGTCTTCAACCTGTTCCTGCTGGCTCTGGCGTCGGACGCGGGCGGATACTTCTACGTTCTCGCGATCTCGAATGTCGGATATCTGCTGTTCAACTTCCTCAACCTCAACGCGGGCTGGATCCACCGGATCGATTCGCCTCACCTGCCGCGGCCGTGGAAGGCACCGACCTGGCTGATCGGGCTGAACACCGTGCTGGCCTTCGTCAACGCCATGTTCCTCGGGGCGGGTGCCAAGGTCTGGGGCTATTCCAACGCGCTCTGGGCCGGTCTGATCTTTTCCGCCCTGATCATCCCGGTCTTCGCCTGGCGTCACTATGTCGTGGACAAGGGCATCTTCCCGCAGGCCGCGCTGGATGACCTCGGGCTGTCCAACGATGGCAAGCTGGGCGAGCGCAGGGCCGGAATCCTGCCCTATCTGGCGCTGGCGGGCGGGGTCGCCGTGGTGCTGTGGGCGAACTGGTTCTTCGTCCTTCCCGAATAG
- the purU gene encoding formyltetrahydrofolate deformylase — protein sequence MTKFCLTVTCDSTKGIVAAISGYLAAADCHITDSSQFDDPQTGKFFMRVSFASEKETTLDKLGEGFGEIADRFGMTYSFHDQTQKMKVVVMVSRFGHCLNDLLYRWRIGALPVEIVAVISNHMDYQKVVVNHDIPFHCIRVTKENKPEAEARIMDVVEDTGAELIVLARYMQVLSDAMCRKMSGRIINIHHSFLPSFKGANPYKQAYERGVKLIGATSHYVTADLDEGPIIEQDTIRVTHAQSPEDYVSLGRDVESQVLARAIHAHAHHRVFLNGNKTVVFPASPSSYSSERMG from the coding sequence ATGACGAAATTCTGCCTGACGGTGACCTGCGATTCCACCAAGGGCATCGTCGCGGCGATCTCCGGCTATCTGGCGGCGGCCGATTGCCACATCACCGACAGTTCGCAGTTCGACGACCCGCAGACGGGCAAGTTCTTCATGCGCGTCAGCTTCGCCTCGGAAAAGGAGACGACGCTGGACAAGCTGGGCGAGGGTTTCGGGGAAATCGCCGACCGCTTTGGCATGACCTACAGTTTCCACGACCAGACGCAGAAAATGAAGGTCGTGGTGATGGTCTCGCGTTTCGGGCATTGCCTGAACGACCTGCTCTATCGCTGGCGGATCGGGGCGCTGCCGGTCGAGATCGTGGCGGTGATCTCGAACCACATGGACTACCAGAAGGTGGTGGTGAACCATGACATCCCCTTCCACTGCATCCGGGTGACCAAGGAAAACAAGCCCGAGGCCGAGGCCCGGATCATGGATGTGGTCGAGGACACCGGGGCCGAGCTGATCGTGCTTGCGCGCTACATGCAGGTGCTGTCGGACGCGATGTGCCGGAAGATGTCGGGGCGGATCATCAACATCCACCATTCCTTCCTGCCCTCGTTCAAGGGGGCGAACCCCTACAAGCAGGCCTATGAGCGGGGGGTGAAGCTGATCGGGGCGACCTCGCATTACGTCACCGCCGATCTCGACGAAGGCCCGATCATCGAGCAGGACACGATCCGCGTGACCCACGCCCAGTCGCCCGAGGACTATGTGTCGCTCGGCCGCGACGTGGAAAGCCAGGTGCTGGCCCGCGCCATCCACGCCCATGCCCATCACCGCGTCTTCCTGAACGGCAACAAGACGGTGGTCTTCCCGGCCTCGCCCAGTTCCTATTCCAGCGAACGCATGGGCTGA
- a CDS encoding GXGXG domain-containing protein, translating to MNNFDFDTRGLRAEAVPQNSIETGTQVFDLEARGLRALNGTLHALPPDTNETSWEIVNPRGSHAIAVGVNAPLDITVRGSTGYYCAGMNKLASIRVHGSAGPGVAENMMSGTVIVEGDASQYAGATGRGGLLVIKGNASSRCGISMKGIDIVVHGNIGHMSAFMAQSGNLVVLGDAGDALGDSLYEARLFVRGRVKSLGADCIEKEMRPEHLEALEDLLRRGEADAKARPEQFRRYGSARQLYNFNIDNASAY from the coding sequence ATGAACAATTTCGATTTCGACACCCGCGGGCTGCGCGCCGAGGCCGTGCCGCAGAACAGCATCGAGACCGGCACGCAGGTCTTCGACCTCGAAGCCCGGGGCCTGCGGGCGCTGAACGGCACGCTGCACGCCCTGCCGCCGGACACCAACGAGACAAGCTGGGAAATCGTGAATCCCCGGGGCAGCCACGCCATTGCGGTCGGCGTGAACGCGCCCCTGGACATCACCGTGCGCGGATCGACCGGGTATTACTGCGCCGGGATGAACAAGCTGGCCAGCATCCGCGTCCATGGCTCGGCCGGGCCGGGCGTGGCCGAGAACATGATGTCGGGCACCGTCATCGTCGAGGGCGACGCCAGCCAGTATGCCGGCGCCACCGGGCGCGGCGGGCTGCTGGTCATCAAGGGCAATGCCTCGTCGCGCTGCGGCATCTCGATGAAGGGCATCGACATCGTCGTGCATGGCAACATCGGCCACATGTCGGCCTTCATGGCGCAGTCGGGCAACCTCGTGGTCCTGGGGGACGCGGGCGACGCGCTGGGTGATTCGCTCTACGAGGCGCGGCTGTTCGTCCGCGGCCGCGTGAAAAGCCTGGGCGCCGACTGCATCGAGAAGGAGATGCGGCCCGAGCATCTGGAGGCGCTGGAGGATCTGCTGCGCCGGGGCGAGGCCGACGCCAAGGCCCGGCCGGAACAGTTCCGCCGATATGGCTCGGCCCGCCAGCTTTACAACTTCAACATCGACAACGCATCCGCCTATTGA
- a CDS encoding cupin domain-containing protein → MAIIKFGSYQKPNVEPITTDLDWWQPVEGSPTMKTWIERQSDDGKYLTGYWEATPGSYRVKYEVDELIHMFEGRAVLTDKDQEPKTYVAGDTFLVEAGFDGIWKTEETVRKLFAIRAK, encoded by the coding sequence ATGGCCATCATCAAGTTCGGCAGCTACCAGAAACCGAATGTCGAGCCGATCACCACCGATCTGGACTGGTGGCAGCCGGTCGAAGGCTCGCCGACCATGAAGACTTGGATCGAGCGGCAGTCCGACGACGGCAAGTACCTGACCGGCTACTGGGAGGCGACCCCCGGAAGCTACCGCGTCAAGTACGAGGTTGATGAGCTGATCCACATGTTCGAGGGCAGGGCGGTCCTGACCGACAAGGACCAGGAGCCGAAAACCTATGTCGCCGGCGATACCTTCTTGGTCGAGGCCGGCTTCGATGGCATCTGGAAGACCGAGGAAACCGTCCGCAAGCTTTTCGCCATCCGCGCGAAATAG
- a CDS encoding FMN-binding glutamate synthase family protein has translation MNELPHTPPKYSWTFSPEVNADIRRAAASGIYDIRGGGSKRRLPHFDDLLFLGASISRYPLEGYRERCATDVWLGTRHAKKPIHLDIPVTIAGMSFGALSGPAKEALGRGASAAGTSTTTGDGGMTEEERGHSKTLVYQYLPSRYGMNPDDLRRADAIEVVVGQGAKPGGGGMLLGQKISDRVAMMRNLPKGIDQRSACRHPDWTGPDDLEIKILELREITDWEKPIYIKIGGARPYYDTALAVKAGADVVVLDGMQGGTAATQDIFIEHVGMPILACIPQAVKALQDLGMHRQVQLIVSGGIRNGADVAKAMALGADAVAIGTAALIALGDNDPALEEEYRKLGTTAGAYDDWHEGRDPAGITTQDPELFGRFDPVLGGRRLTNYLKVMTLEAQTIARACGKNHLHNLEPEDLCALTVEAAAMAGVPVAGTSWIPGRTGY, from the coding sequence ATGAACGAGCTTCCGCACACGCCCCCGAAGTATTCCTGGACCTTTTCGCCCGAGGTCAACGCCGACATCCGGCGGGCCGCAGCCTCCGGCATCTACGACATCCGCGGCGGCGGGTCCAAGCGGCGCTTGCCGCATTTCGACGACCTGCTGTTCCTTGGCGCCTCGATCAGCCGCTATCCGCTGGAAGGCTATCGCGAGCGTTGCGCGACCGATGTCTGGCTGGGCACCCGCCACGCCAAGAAGCCGATCCATCTCGACATTCCCGTGACCATCGCGGGGATGAGCTTCGGCGCCCTGTCCGGCCCCGCCAAGGAGGCGCTGGGCCGCGGCGCCTCGGCCGCCGGCACCTCGACCACCACCGGCGACGGCGGCATGACCGAGGAGGAGCGCGGCCATTCGAAGACGCTGGTCTATCAATACCTGCCCTCGCGCTATGGCATGAACCCCGACGACCTGCGCCGGGCCGACGCCATCGAGGTGGTCGTGGGCCAGGGCGCCAAGCCGGGCGGCGGCGGGATGCTGCTGGGCCAGAAGATCTCGGACCGGGTGGCGATGATGCGCAACCTGCCGAAAGGGATCGACCAGCGCTCGGCCTGCCGGCACCCCGACTGGACCGGGCCGGATGACCTTGAGATCAAGATCCTGGAACTGCGCGAGATCACCGATTGGGAAAAGCCGATCTACATCAAGATCGGCGGCGCGCGGCCTTATTACGACACGGCCCTGGCGGTGAAGGCGGGCGCGGATGTCGTCGTCCTGGACGGGATGCAGGGCGGGACGGCCGCCACGCAGGACATCTTCATCGAGCATGTGGGCATGCCCATCCTCGCCTGCATCCCGCAGGCGGTGAAGGCGCTGCAGGACCTGGGGATGCACCGGCAGGTGCAGTTGATCGTCTCGGGCGGCATCCGCAACGGCGCGGACGTGGCCAAGGCCATGGCGCTCGGGGCCGATGCGGTGGCGATCGGCACGGCGGCGCTGATCGCGCTGGGCGACAACGACCCCGCGCTGGAGGAGGAATACCGCAAGCTCGGCACCACCGCCGGCGCCTATGACGACTGGCACGAGGGCCGCGACCCTGCCGGCATCACCACCCAGGACCCCGAGCTTTTCGGCCGATTCGATCCGGTCCTCGGCGGGCGGCGATTGACGAACTACCTCAAGGTGATGACGCTGGAGGCGCAGACCATCGCGCGTGCCTGCGGCAAGAATCATCTGCACAATCTCGAACCCGAGGATCTGTGTGCCCTGACGGTGGAAGCCGCAGCCATGGCGGGGGTTCCTGTCGCCGGAACAAGCTGGATCCCGGGGAGGACCGGCTACTGA
- the folD gene encoding bifunctional methylenetetrahydrofolate dehydrogenase/methenyltetrahydrofolate cyclohydrolase FolD, producing MGSIIDGKSFAAGLRARVADHVSALKAEHGIVPGLAVVLVGEDPASEVYVRNKGIQTRAAGMESFEHKLAAGISQDELMAVIARLNADPAVHGILVQLPLPGHLDSDAVINAINPAKDVDGFHVLSVGLLGSGQKAMVPCTPLGCLMMLKDRLGDLSGLHAVVVGRSNIVGKPMAQLLLRENCTVTIAHSRTRNLAELCRGADIVVAAVGRPNMIPGDWIRPGATVIDVGINRIEEDGATRLVGDVDYGSAAQVAGAITPVPGGVGPMTIACLLANTITACCRANNLPEPEGMGS from the coding sequence ATGGGTTCGATCATCGACGGAAAGAGTTTTGCCGCGGGGCTGCGGGCGCGGGTCGCGGATCACGTCTCTGCCCTGAAGGCAGAGCACGGGATCGTGCCGGGGCTGGCGGTGGTGCTGGTCGGCGAAGACCCGGCCTCCGAGGTTTACGTCCGCAACAAGGGCATCCAGACCCGCGCCGCGGGGATGGAAAGCTTCGAGCACAAGCTGGCGGCCGGGATTTCACAGGATGAGCTGATGGCGGTGATCGCGCGGCTGAATGCCGATCCTGCCGTGCATGGGATACTGGTGCAGCTTCCGCTGCCCGGCCATCTCGACAGCGATGCGGTCATCAACGCGATCAACCCCGCGAAGGACGTGGACGGCTTTCATGTCCTCAGCGTCGGGCTGCTTGGCAGCGGGCAGAAGGCCATGGTGCCCTGCACGCCCTTGGGTTGCCTGATGATGCTGAAGGACCGGCTGGGCGACCTGTCGGGCCTTCACGCGGTCGTCGTGGGGCGGTCCAACATCGTCGGCAAACCGATGGCGCAACTGCTGCTGCGCGAGAACTGCACGGTGACGATCGCCCACAGCCGGACGAGGAACCTGGCTGAATTGTGCCGGGGTGCCGACATCGTCGTGGCGGCGGTGGGCCGGCCGAACATGATCCCCGGCGACTGGATCAGGCCCGGCGCCACCGTCATCGACGTGGGCATCAACCGGATCGAGGAGGATGGCGCGACCCGACTTGTCGGCGACGTGGACTATGGCAGCGCTGCGCAGGTGGCCGGGGCGATCACCCCGGTACCGGGCGGGGTCGGGCCGATGACCATCGCCTGCCTGCTGGCCAATACCATCACCGCCTGCTGCCGCGCCAACAATCTGCCCGAACCCGAGGGAATGGGCTCATGA
- the glnT gene encoding type III glutamate--ammonia ligase: MAKDEVTTKTRDLAAYAKAIGVKYFMISFTDLYGSQRAKLVPTEVITEMVRDGAGFAGFATWLDLTAAHPDMMGVPDPEAVIQLPWKPEVAWVPANCVMEGKPLEQAPRNVLRRLIDEAAKDGLRVKTGVEPEFFLLTPAGDQIADIYDTAEKPCYDQQAIMRHYDVIAEIGEYMMQMGWEPYQADHEDAIGQFELNWKYDDVLQTADKLSFFKFMLKSVAEKHGLRATFMPKPFKGLTGSGMHAHISVWNLDGTDNAFADPSHELGLSEQGHHFLGGIMTHASALAAITNPTVNSYKRINAPRTSSGATWAPNTMTWTGNNRTHMVRVPGPGRFELRLPDGAANPYLLHAVILAAGIDGVRRKLDPGPRCDLDMYTQGHTVTDAPKLPLNLLDALRAYEADTVLCEMMGCGFSKAYVKMKHREWDSFVSHFSRWEREHTLDV, encoded by the coding sequence ATGGCGAAGGACGAGGTTACAACGAAGACAAGGGATCTGGCCGCCTATGCCAAGGCAATCGGCGTCAAGTATTTCATGATTTCCTTCACCGACCTTTACGGCAGCCAGCGGGCCAAGCTGGTGCCGACAGAGGTCATCACCGAGATGGTCCGGGACGGGGCCGGCTTTGCCGGTTTCGCTACCTGGCTGGATCTCACCGCCGCCCACCCGGACATGATGGGCGTCCCCGATCCCGAGGCCGTCATCCAGCTTCCCTGGAAGCCCGAGGTGGCATGGGTTCCGGCCAATTGCGTGATGGAGGGAAAGCCGCTCGAACAGGCGCCACGCAACGTCCTGCGCCGCCTCATCGACGAGGCCGCGAAGGACGGCTTGCGGGTCAAGACAGGCGTCGAGCCGGAGTTCTTCCTGCTGACCCCGGCGGGCGACCAGATCGCCGACATCTACGACACCGCGGAAAAACCCTGCTACGATCAGCAGGCGATCATGCGGCACTATGACGTGATCGCCGAGATCGGCGAATACATGATGCAGATGGGATGGGAGCCGTATCAGGCCGACCACGAGGACGCCATCGGCCAGTTCGAGCTGAACTGGAAATACGACGACGTGCTGCAGACCGCCGACAAGCTGTCCTTCTTCAAGTTCATGCTGAAGTCGGTGGCCGAAAAGCACGGGCTGCGCGCGACCTTCATGCCCAAGCCCTTCAAGGGCCTGACCGGGTCGGGGATGCACGCCCATATCTCGGTCTGGAACCTCGACGGGACCGACAATGCCTTCGCCGATCCCTCGCACGAACTGGGCCTCAGCGAGCAGGGCCATCACTTTCTGGGCGGGATCATGACCCACGCCTCGGCGCTGGCGGCGATCACCAACCCGACGGTCAACAGCTACAAGCGGATCAACGCGCCGCGCACGAGTTCGGGGGCGACCTGGGCGCCGAACACCATGACCTGGACCGGCAACAACCGCACCCACATGGTCCGCGTCCCCGGACCAGGGCGGTTCGAGCTGCGCCTGCCCGACGGCGCGGCAAACCCCTATCTGCTGCACGCGGTCATCCTGGCCGCCGGCATCGACGGCGTGCGCCGGAAACTGGACCCCGGACCCCGCTGCGACCTCGACATGTACACCCAAGGCCACACCGTCACCGACGCGCCGAAGCTGCCCTTGAACCTGCTGGACGCCCTGCGCGCCTATGAGGCCGACACGGTCCTGTGCGAGATGATGGGCTGCGGCTTCTCGAAGGCCTATGTGAAGATGAAGCACCGCGAATGGGACAGCTTCGTGTCCCATTTCTCGCGCTGGGAACGGGAGCACACCCTGGACGTCTGA
- a CDS encoding cyanoglobin, with the protein MPSVYDEIGGATALRALVGRFYDLVETDPRGAVMLGQHLRGHGIAHVREEQFAFLSGFLGGPRLFAERHGHMNLRELHDHLPIRPQEAEDWLALMDQAIADNGLAGGAIERARPALRRAALMLVNREADAGTELEAAQASDR; encoded by the coding sequence ATGCCCTCGGTTTATGACGAGATCGGCGGCGCGACCGCCCTGCGGGCTCTGGTCGGGCGGTTCTACGACCTGGTCGAAACCGATCCGCGCGGCGCCGTGATGCTGGGCCAGCACCTGCGCGGCCACGGCATCGCCCATGTCCGCGAGGAACAGTTCGCCTTCCTGTCGGGCTTCCTGGGCGGCCCCCGCCTTTTCGCCGAGCGGCACGGCCACATGAACCTGCGCGAGTTGCACGACCACCTGCCGATCCGCCCGCAGGAGGCCGAGGACTGGCTGGCCCTGATGGATCAGGCCATCGCCGACAACGGCCTTGCCGGCGGCGCGATCGAGCGCGCCCGCCCCGCTCTGCGCCGGGCGGCGCTGATGCTGGTCAACCGGGAGGCCGATGCCGGGACCGAGCTTGAGGCAGCGCAGGCTTCGGACCGGTAG